The Candidatus Eremiobacteraceae bacterium DNA segment GTACGAAAGCGGTGGCGACTATCCGGGCCCGCGGCGCTACCGGCGCGGCTATCTCGGCGCGGATATCATCTTTGACGAGAAATCGAAGGCGTGGAAAATCGCACATGTCATGCGCGGCGACTCGTGGGATCGCGACATAGATTCGCCGTTGGCGGAGCCCGGTTGCGCCGCACGTGAAGGGGATCTGCTTTTGAGCATAAACGGGCGCGCGCTATCGAGCTCTGTGTCGCCTGCCGAATTGCTGGTGAATGAAGCGGGCCGCGACGTCGCCCTTACGGTTCGACCGGCCGGCGGCGAGACAGCCGCTCGCGTCGTGGTCAGAGCGCTGCGCGACGAGCGGCCGCTTCGATACCGCGAGTGGGTGACGCAGATGCGCGAGCGCGTACACGAGCGCACGGCCGGCCGCGTCGGCTACCTGCACATCCCGGACATGGGCCCTTGGGGTTTTGCTGAATTTCACCGCGGTTATCTTCCCGAGATCAACCGGGAAGCGCTCATCGTGGACGCCCGGTACAACCGCGGCGGCCACGTCTCGCCGCTCTTGCTCGAAAAACTGGCGCGTAAACGCGTCGGTTACGATGTGTCGCGATGGGGCCACGTGCTTCCGTATCCACCCGAGTCGGTCGCCGGCCCGATGGTCGCGCTCACCAATCAATTCGCAGGATCGGACGGAGATCTGTTCAGTCACTTCTTCAAGATCTACGGACTCGGACCGCTTGTCGGCAAGCGGACGTGGGGCGGCGTGATCGGAATTTTCCCGCGCCATCCGCTCGTCGACGGGACGGTGACCACGCAACCCGAGTTTTCGACGTGGGCGAACGATGTCGGATGGGGATTGGAGAATTACGGCACGGACCCCGATTACGATGTGGACATCGCGCCGCAAGACGCTGGCGCCGGTCTCGATCCGCAGATGGACAAGGCCATCGAGTTGATCATGGCCGCCCTGAAGGCGCATCCGCCGGAGCTCCCGGATTTTTCCAAGCGGCCTAACCTGCGCATTCCGGATTCGCTCCCACCGCGGCCCGCATAATGTACGAGGGCAACCGTACTAGGGCAAGCATCGCTTGCCCAAAAAATGGGTGAGCGATGCTCACCCTAGTACAGGAAATTCACCCTCCTACAACAAGAATGGACAAAATCAGCGGCGGTAACCCAGCAGCCTGCGCAAGATGCCTGTTGCGCTTAGGAACAGCAACGGAAGCAAGACGAGGCCTGCCAAACGGTTCGCGCGTTCCACGTCGACTGCCGGAAGCGTAGTACCAGCCACGCCGCAGGCAGGCGCGCGCGGCGGCGCGGCCATGAAGCGGTCCGCGGACGTGTACGTGGCGAGCGTCAAGTTCATCGAGCTCGACGGAGTAGACGCGCGCGCGCATGCGGGCCCGTCCGCTGACGCCGTCAGGAACAGCGCGAACGCGATCAACGGCGCAGCTACCGCGATGGCGAACGTCCGCCAAGGCCGCGCACCGTAGCCGGTGAGCCACCGCATGGAACGGTCCCCCACAAGACGGAGCACGTCGGCCCAAAAGGCCGCGTTCGCCGGCGAGTGGCGCGCCGGATTGACCGCATCGCCTTCTCGCGAACGGCGCCGGTAGAACGCGTCGGCCACCTCGCGCGGCGAAAGTGTCGCCCGTAAGCTTCCGGTGCCGGCCGGCGCGCGTGGAGCGCGCACGGCGATCTGCGGCCGGCTGGTGACGATCGCGAAGCGCGCGCCGCGCAACGCGATCACTGTCGGAATTTCGATTGTCCCGCGCGCCCTTGAAGGCGTTGCGCCGCCAACATCGATCGAAGGGAATTCAGAGCGATCCAAATCGAGCCGCTGCGAAAATCGCGCGCCGGTGAAGTTCACGCCTCGAGCGAACTCGCACCCTGCAAATCGCGCATCGCCGCCAAAGGTGGCGCCCGGAAAACTGAGCACGCTTTCAGCCCGCGTGCCGTCGAACACTGCGTTACGCGCGAATGCGGCGTCTTCGAACGATCCAGGGCCGCTGCAGCGCATCCCCCCGAACTTCGCGTCGTCGTCGAAGCGCGCACCGGCGAACGACAGCGAGCCCATCGTGGCCGCGCCCTCGAAATTGAACACCTCGAAAAACCGGGCGCGCCGGAAGCTGGTCTCACTCGAGAATAGAGCTGCGCTGAAGTCGGCCTTGCCAAAGAATGCGACGGCGTCGAACGAACAGCGGCGCGAGGCGTGCAGTCGGGCGAATATCGCCGGGCCGCCGAACGTGGCGCCGTCAAATGACGACCGTCCGCCTAGGCGGCCGCCAGCCATGCGCACACCGGCGGCGAACGTGCAGCCGTCGAACGCGGCGGCGTCGCCGATGTCGAGTCCGTCGGCTTCCAGCGGCTGCTTGAAGGTGACTCCCGCGAACGCGCCTTTTCCCTTTATCCTCGCGCCGGCGAATATCGCAAGCCCGGAAAAAGACGATTTTTCGAACGATGCGTCGGCCGAAAACACGATGTCTCTGAAGTGCGCCTCGCCCGAAAAATGCGTACCGTTGAACGTTCCCTTGCCGGCGACCCGTGCGCCCGAGAAATTCGCGTCGCGCGCGAAATCGCCGGCCGCGCACAAAAGATCGCCGCCCACCTGGGCGCGTCGCGCATTCGCCGCCCCGCCAAACGCCGCCCGGTCGAGCTTCCACGCACCACCGCTCTTGAGCTGCGCGAACGAGGCGCTCCGGGCGAATGCTGTGTCCTGCGCCGAAAGTTCTGCACCGCAGACGGCATTGGCAAACGAGACCTCTCCGGCGAAGGCGGCCGCATCGAGGTCGATCGCGCCTTCCACGACCGCGGCGCCGAAATCTACCTCCGACGAGCACACCGCATGATCCAAAGCGATCGATGATGCTCGCAGGCCGGGCGCGCGCAGCGTTCCGGTGAACTCGGCCCGCGATCCGATGAACGCATCGCAGCGGGCATTGCCTATGACCGCGTCAGCAGCATACTTCGCGCGGCTGCAATCGAACGCACCGCCTATGCGTATGCCTGAGAAGTCCGCCGCACCGCCGAATGCCGCAGACTCGCACGATAACCCGCCGCCGCAGTCGATGCCGGCGAACGAAGTCTGTGCACCGAATTGCGCGCCGTCGAAGGTGACCGCTCCGCCGACGGCCACGC contains these protein-coding regions:
- a CDS encoding pentapeptide repeat-containing protein, coding for MISERSDEIKLAALMAGEPLHFPSETDPLGRSVKAEWIIEVVRIGLPLDVDGAILDGPLDLEGRFVPAPWSMTHCRLGELKLANVRFAKSATFTGCEFSAGLFLARTRFEADALFDACVVKGPIDARDASFAVSSSWRGTHCTGDVRFIGTVFGADTECGDARVDGDLVFEMATVGGGVRLSGAKTGGEFCLKGGTIAGALHLGEARFGRGARIHGADVSGALVANGARFAGAVRIDESRFGQLACSTATFDAASIVKDVRVAGDVTGLETNFHAEVEFAGVAVGGAVTFDGAQFGAQTSFAGIDCGGGLSCESAAFGGAADFSGIRIGGAFDCSRAKYAADAVIGNARCDAFIGSRAEFTGTLRAPGLRASSIALDHAVCSSEVDFGAAVVEGAIDLDAAAFAGEVSFANAVCGAELSAQDTAFARSASFAQLKSGGAWKLDRAAFGGAANARRAQVGGDLLCAAGDFARDANFSGARVAGKGTFNGTHFSGEAHFRDIVFSADASFEKSSFSGLAIFAGARIKGKGAFAGVTFKQPLEADGLDIGDAAAFDGCTFAAGVRMAGGRLGGRSSFDGATFGGPAIFARLHASRRCSFDAVAFFGKADFSAALFSSETSFRRARFFEVFNFEGAATMGSLSFAGARFDDDAKFGGMRCSGPGSFEDAAFARNAVFDGTRAESVLSFPGATFGGDARFAGCEFARGVNFTGARFSQRLDLDRSEFPSIDVGGATPSRARGTIEIPTVIALRGARFAIVTSRPQIAVRAPRAPAGTGSLRATLSPREVADAFYRRRSREGDAVNPARHSPANAAFWADVLRLVGDRSMRWLTGYGARPWRTFAIAVAAPLIAFALFLTASADGPACARASTPSSSMNLTLATYTSADRFMAAPPRAPACGVAGTTLPAVDVERANRLAGLVLLPLLFLSATGILRRLLGYRR